GCCATGTACAAGGCTTGCCACGGTGAAATAAACAGCCCCACAATCACAGCAGGTACAGCACCGATAAACGGACCGACATAAGGAATTATATTGGTGATACCGCAAATTAGAGCTAATAATAATGAATAGGGCTGCCCGAAAATTGTCATGGCGATAAAGCTCATAATTCCAATAATAAATGCATCTAATACTGTACTGCTAATATAAGCAGACAACGTATCATTTAACTCTCGAACCGTTTGTCGTAGTTCAGTGCGAATTGTCCGCGGGAAAAAATTTGATAGCGCATCTAAGAAACGATGACCATCTTTAAACATAAATAGCAAAATAAAAGGTACCGTAAACAAGAGAACAAAAAATTTCGTTAAAATAGAAAAAATAGAAGATAAACTGGAAGTTACATTCACAATAATAAAATTAATAATGCGATTAATCGTAATATTGGCCGAATCCAGTTGTTGTTCTAAATTAAAATTTTTGAATTCATCTTGTTTAGCTAGTCCATCTAACCACTTAACTAATTCATCAGCATAAGTAGGTAATTGTTGTGTTAATTGGACTGTCTGCTCAATCAACTGGGGAATGACATTCATTGCTGTTAAAACAATAATGATGACTACGACTAAAAATGAAAGTAAAAAACCTAAGACTCGGGACAATCCACGCTTTTGTAAGAAGTTGACGATTGGGTCAAACATATAATATAAAAATCCTGCAATAAATACGGGTAATAAAACGGCCCCTACCATTTCAAAAACAGGTTTAAAAACTTCTGGCATTTGCCATAAAAAATAAACACCTATAATAACTAAGACCAATTCTGCGGTCCAATAAAACAATTTCGAATTTTTAAACGATTGCATAGCAAAACTCCTAATCCACTTAATAACTCTATTTTAGCATAACAATTTCTGAAATCGTTTTTTCAAGTGAAGATAATGTTAAAAATTTCGATTTTTTTGAACTTTAGATTCTAAGATCTTTCAAAGCCTTTTTTCCATCTGCTTGGAAACATTTAGCTAATTTACTGATTTTAAAGTAGCTAACTAGTGCGTGAGATCCTTTTGGTAAAGGTTCAACCAGCGATCAAAAATGTCTTTTTCTTCGCCGATTTTATGGTA
The DNA window shown above is from Enterococcus montenegrensis and carries:
- a CDS encoding AI-2E family transporter, which codes for MQSFKNSKLFYWTAELVLVIIGVYFLWQMPEVFKPVFEMVGAVLLPVFIAGFLYYMFDPIVNFLQKRGLSRVLGFLLSFLVVVIIIVLTAMNVIPQLIEQTVQLTQQLPTYADELVKWLDGLAKQDEFKNFNLEQQLDSANITINRIINFIIVNVTSSLSSIFSILTKFFVLLFTVPFILLFMFKDGHRFLDALSNFFPRTIRTELRQTVRELNDTLSAYISSTVLDAFIIGIMSFIAMTIFGQPYSLLLALICGITNIIPYVGPFIGAVPAVIVGLFISPWQALYMALSILVIQQLDGNLIKPLLFGKSLNVHPITIILVLLGAGRVSGIMGMLICIPVYAVIKTLIINIRKIYLLKKTEALTTNLEETEE